The region CTCTTCCGGCTTGCGACCTTCTTGATAGACGTTCACGAAAACTTTCGGGCCACGACCAGCTGCCATCATCGCGCTTTTCGCAAAGAATGGTTTGCCGATCGGCAGCGAAACAATCGCATCGGGCAAATCAAGCTTCGGCAACGCGACCGGCGGGCTGACCGACCAGAACTCTCGACCAGGAGCAAGACTCAGCGGTCGCGCTCCGGCGGAGATGGCATTGACTTTACGTGGGAGCGAGCCTTGCGACTCGCCGCTCAAGCTCTTCTGCGGTTGGGTTGGCATCGCGGCGGGCGATCGGACAGGCGTCCCTCCGGCGAATGGATTGGGAACCTCGCCGCCAGCAAACGGATTGCTCGGATCGCTTTGAGCCGACTCTGCCTTCAAGAATTCCTGGATGAACGTTTGATCCTTCTCGCTCAGCTTAGCCAGCGGAACGGTAATCACGCGTCCGTCAGTCTTCTGTATTTGTACTTCTTCTGCCGTGGCAGATTTCAGCTTGCCACCAATCTGAAACTTTCCCGTGTCATCAACCCAGTTTCGGTTCTCGGCATACTTGGCCAATGCTCCGGTCGGTTCCCCAGCGTCGATCGTAGAAAGCGGAAACAGCACGCAGCTAAGCGTGATCCAAGCAAAACAAGTCAGCGATCGGGCAGATGGAATCATTCCAAGAACCTTTAGCGTGAATAGTCGACGGATAAGTGAAGATCAATTCGAGAAAAGAACGGGTCTGATTGTAACAGTCCGGCAGAGGGGATGCAGCTAGAATTGGCCCGCTTGCTGTGAACGTCAAGAAATGCCCACTTCAGGGGGCGTAAAGGGCTGGGCGAGCCGCTTGGCAGTGCGTACGATGTTATTGTACCAGAGTGTACACGGACTTTAGTAAGAGTTTCTGAGAAGTCTGCCCCAGCTTTCAACCGATTGGGAAGAAAACAACCTAAAATTCACTTGCAGGAAATGGACGAACCGTCCAAAATGTAACCGAGATGAACACCCTCAGCCGAAAACAGCGCGAAATCCAAGAGCGCGAAGCCAAAATCCTTTCTGTCGCACGTGAAATGTTGCTGCAGGATGGCTATTTAGGGCTCAGCATGGATCGCATCGCCGAAGCGGTTGAGTACGGGAAGGGGACCGTTTATCGGCATTTTCCCAACAAAGAAGACATTATTATGGCGCTCGCCGTCGAGACCCAGAAGAAAAGAACGGCGCTCTTTCAAAGGGCTTCGCTTTTCCGGGGCGCCTCGCGAGAGCGACTGACCGCCATTGCGGTTGCGTGCGAGTTGTTCGTGCGACTTTACCCGAGCCATTTCCATGTCGAACAAGTGGTTCGTATCACGTCGATTTGGGAAAAAACCTCGGAGAATCGGCAGAATG is a window of Bremerella sp. TYQ1 DNA encoding:
- a CDS encoding TetR/AcrR family transcriptional regulator, encoding MNTLSRKQREIQEREAKILSVAREMLLQDGYLGLSMDRIAEAVEYGKGTVYRHFPNKEDIIMALAVETQKKRTALFQRASLFRGASRERLTAIAVACELFVRLYPSHFHVEQVVRITSIWEKTSENRQNVMRTCEQACMGIVAGIVRDAVSQGDLELPGPVTPEDLVFGMWAINFGSFTLMSTSGSLMELGIDDPTLAIRGCINHMLDGFGWKALSTDHDYEAVFEKALTETFADEYQQLLAQQ